Proteins encoded together in one Xiphophorus maculatus strain JP 163 A chromosome 13, X_maculatus-5.0-male, whole genome shotgun sequence window:
- the trappc3 gene encoding trafficking protein particle complex subunit 3: MSRQSNRTTDSKKMNSELFTLTYGALVTQLCKDYENDEEVNKQLDKMGYNIGVRLIEDFLARSSIGRCQDFRETADIIAKVAFKMYLGITPSVTNWSPGGDEFSLILENNPLADFVELPDNHSTLIYSNLLCGALRGALEMVQMAVDVKFAQDSLRGDNVTEIRMKFIKRIEENLPAGEE; this comes from the exons ATGTCTCGGCAATCCAACCGAACGACAGACAGCAAGAAAATG AACTCTGAGCTGTTCACATTGACCTATGGGGCCCTGGTGACCCAGCTTTGTAAGGACTATGAAAATGATGAGGAAGTCAATAAACAGCTGGACAAGAT GGGATACAACATCGGAGTGCGTCTGATTGAGGACTTCTTGGCGCGTTCCAGCATCGGCAGGTGTCAGGATTTCCGAGAAACAGCCGATATCATCGCTAAG GTTGCATTTAAGATGTACCTGGGAATTACCCCCAGTGTGACCAACTGGAGTCCAGGAGGAGATGAATTTTCTCTGATTCTGGAGAACAACCCGCTGGCTGACTTTGTGGAGCTGCCAGATAACCACAGCACGCTCATTTACTCCAATCTACTGTGTGGTGCCCTCAGAGGAGCCCTGGAGATG GTCCAGATGGCAGTGGATGTGAAGTTTGCCCAGGACAGCCTCAGAGGGGACAACGTTACAGAAATCCGCATGAAGTTCATCAAGAGGATTGAAGAAAACCTCCCAGCCGGAGAggagtga